GCCGGTGAGCGTGCGCGGCGAGGTCTCGGGATCGGGATCGAGCAGCTTGGCGATGCCGAAGTCCAGCAGCTTCACGCGGCCGTCGTGGGTGACCAGGATGTTGCTGGGCTTGAGGTCGCGGTGGACCACCAGCGCGCGGTGGGCGTGGTGGACGGCGTCGCACACGGCGCGGAACAGGCGCAATCGTTCGCGGATCCCCAGCGCGCGCTCGCGGCACCACACGTCGATCGGCACGCCGTCGACGTACTCCATCACCAGGTACGGCCGGCCGTCGGCCAGCACGCCCACGTCGAGCATGCGCGCGATGCCCTCGTGGTCGAGGCTGGCCAGGATGTTCTGCTCGGCCCGGAAGCGCGCGACGATGTGTTCGGTGTCCATGCCGCGCTTGATGACCTTCACGGCCACCTGCCGCGCCACGTCGGCCCGGGTGTCGTCGGCGAGGTGGACCACGCCCATGCCGCCCACGCCGATCCGCGCGCCGATGCGGTACGGACCGATCGTGGTGCCGATCAGGTCGTCGTCGATCTCCGGAGCTGCGGCGCCCCGATCGGAGACGAGGGCGTGCACGTGCGCCTCGGGGATCTCGAGTTCGCCGTCGGTGTCGTGGGCGTCGAGCAGCGCGCGCAGCTCGTCGCGGAGGTCGGGGTCGACCTCCTGCAGTTCGCGATCACGCTGCGCCGGAGGAAGCTCCACCAGACGCTCGAAGTGCGACGAGATGTGTTGCCAGCGTCGGGGATCCACGGGACCGGAGGGCGCGAGAAGTGGGAAACGGGCGAGCCTCCATGATACCGCGAATCGGCGGGGTGTGGGGTGTGGATCGGGCAGCCGGGCTTCCCGGGGATCGCGCGGCGGCGCCTCGGGGCGAGCGGCCGACCGTTCCGGGTGCGGTCCGACGAGTCTTCGAACGGCCGATGGTCCCGTCTATTGCCCGAACCGCGCCTTCAACGACCCGAACGACGACTGCTCGCTGCGCACCGGGTCCTGGGTGATGGCTCCGCGGACGGTGCGGGTCGCGGAGGGATTGCAGGGTCCGAGATTCCCGGCCTGCACCCAGCACTCGCGCATCTCGAGGACCACGTCGGCCGTGCCGGGAGCCAGCACCTCGAAGGCCAACTGCAGGAGCGCATCTCCACCGAGGTCGGGAAGGCTCGACGCCCCGAGCAGTTCGCTGGTCTCGGTCGCGCCGGCCACGATCTCGATCTCGCCGGGAGCGCGCTCCGTGAAGGAGACGGACCAGTCGGGTGCGGCGCCCCCGGTCGTGACCCCTTCGAAGGACAGGATCGACGGATCGAAGCGCAGCACACCCTCGACTCCGAACACCACGCGCGGCCAACAGTGGAAGCCGTTGGCCTGCTCCACGTAGTCGGACGTGAACGGCAGGCGCACCGTTCGCCCCACCTGGGCGAGGCGCTCGGGCATGCTGTAATAGTGCTGCTCGAAACAGCCGCCGGAGGGATTGAGGATCAGGCAGCCATCGGGGTAGTTCGTCGGCCCCCTCGGAACCCCGAAGGAGCGGGACTCCCCCGCGCAGTCGACGTAGCCCGGGACGTCACCGAAGCTCGAGGGTTCCGGGGCACGGAGGCACAGAACGGTGTCGAATGGAATAGGCGCGAGCGGGAACAGCCGGAGCCGGACCAGACGGACGAAACTGCCTGCCGTGCATTCCGAGAGCGAGACGATGTAGTCGAGGTCGGAAAACGGGGCGGCATCGGTGCCCGCGGCCAGCAGTTCGGTCCCCAGAACGAACAGACCGAGTGATTGCAGACCCGCGATCCCGACCTCGTACTCGGCGATCCCGCCCGGAGGATCGGTGACGACCACGTACACCTCGAAGGGAACGAAGGAGGTCACGTTCATCGCCGCGGCCCGCCCGCGGGGATCGGGCGACAAGGTGATGTCGCCGGGTTCGGGCTGGAACTGCGCAGATGCGGGAAGGACGGACAGCAGGACGAGGAGCAGGGCACCGGCGGTCGACCGCATCACGGAGTTCGTCTCCCGATTCGTGGAGCGCGAGCCTTCGGGTTCGCAACAGGGCTCGGCGCGTGGAGCGAGAGTAGCAGAAAGTTTCGGGGGGGGGGGCAACACGGTGGTTCGGCACTTGCGGTGCTTCCGGTACTTCCGCCGCTTCCACCGCGGAACATCCCCAGGCGATCCCCAACCCCGTCACTTCCACCGCGGAAGTGGGGCCTGGAAGAACGACGCCTCGGGTCCGCCGATGGCCCGCACCGACGACTGCCCGAACCCATGGCCCGAACCGACTGGCCGCACCGACGACTTCCTGAACCGACTACTGCCCGAACCGCGCCTTCAACGATCCGAACGACGCCCGGTCGTTGCGCACCGGGTCCTGGGTGACGGCCCCGCGGACGATGCGGGTCGCGGAGAGACTGCAGGGGCCGGGATCCCCGGCCGTGACCCGGCACTCGCGCATCTCGAGAACCATGTCGGCCGTGCCGGGGGCCAGGACCTCGAAGGCCAACTGCAGCAGAGCGTCACCACCGAGGTCGGGTAGGCTCGACGCTCCGAACAGGTCGGTGGTCTCGGTCGCGCCCGCCACGATCTC
This DNA window, taken from Candidatus Krumholzibacteriia bacterium, encodes the following:
- a CDS encoding cohesin domain-containing protein — translated: MMRSTAGALLLVLLSVLPASAQFQPEPGDITLSPDPRGRAAAMNVTSFVPFEVYVVVTDPPGGIAEYEVGIAGLQSLGLFVLGTELLAAGTDAAPFSDLDYIVSLSECTAGSFVRLVRLRLFPLAPIPFDTVLCLRAPEPSSFGDVPGYVDCAGESRSFGVPRGPTNYPDGCLILNPSGGCFEQHYYSMPERLAQVGRTVRLPFTSDYVEQANGFHCWPRVVFGVEGVLRFDPSILSFEGVTTGGAAPDWSVSFTERAPGEIEIVAGATETSELLGASSLPDLGGDALLQLAFEVLAPGTADVVLEMRECWVQAGNLGPCNPSATRTVRGAITQDPVRSEQSSFGSLKARFGQ